A window from Corythoichthys intestinalis isolate RoL2023-P3 chromosome 10, ASM3026506v1, whole genome shotgun sequence encodes these proteins:
- the olig3 gene encoding oligodendrocyte transcription factor 3 — protein sequence MNSDSSPSSRASSPDMDAMFLREHLPSHHFHHLHPHLQAHLHHHHPVSSSTQSGKMSESKSASSSSSVESSSGGVGGGGGGSNKFKLKKQVTEEEMYQLRLKINGRERKRMHDLNLAMDGLREVMPYAHGPSVRKLSKIATLLLARNYILMLNSSLDEMKRLVGEIYGGQHSAFHCGTVTHPGAAAAAAAAAAAAAAAHQVHPLLGGGLSSSATSTTSSTLPALTSIRAPHPMMKGSPGAGPPSLQLGSGFQHWAGLPCPCAICQVPPAPPPPPPPPTHIPITSSGLTRLTGEAKDGMK from the coding sequence ATGAATTCAGACTCCAGCCCGAGCAGCAGAGCCTCATCCCCGGACATGGATGCCATGTTCCTCCGAGAGCACCTCCCTAGCCACCACTTCCATCACTTGCACCCGCACCTGCAGGCCCACCTGCACCACCACCACCCCGTCTCGTCTTCCACGCAGAGCGGCAAGATGTCCGAGTCCAAGTCGGCCTCATCTTCGTCATCGGTGGAGAGCAGCAGCGGCGGAGTTGGCGGCGGAGGAGGAGGAAGCAACAAGTTCAAACTGAAGAAGCAGGTGACCGAGGAGGAGATGTACCAGCTGCGCTTAAAGATTAACGGCCGCGAGCGCAAGCGCATGCACGACCTCAACCTGGCCATGGACGGCCTGCGCGAAGTCATGCCCTACGCGCACGGACCTTCCGTGCGCAAGCTGTCCAAGATCGCCACGCTGCTGCTGGCCCGGAACTACATCCTCATGCTCAACAGCTCCCTGGACGAGATGAAGCGGCTGGTGGGCGAGATCTACGGCGGCCAACACTCGGCCTTCCACTGCGGAACGGTGACGCATCCTGGAGCGGCGGCCGCGGCGGCGGCTGCTGCAGCCGCAGCGGCGGCCGCACACCAGGTCCACCCGCTTCTGGGCGGCGGCCTGTCGTCCTCCGCGACATCCACCACGTCGTCCACCCTTCCCGCGCTCACCTCCATCCGGGCCCCGCACCCCATGATGAAAGGCTCCCCGGGCGCCGGGCCCCCGAGCCTGCAGCTGGGCTCCGGGTTCCAGCACTGGGCCGGCTTGCCGTGTCCGTGCGCCATCTGTCAGGTGCCGCCTGCTCCACCTCCTCCCCCTCCTCCTCCAACCCACATCCCCATCACCTCCTCCGGCCTCACGAGACTCACGGGGGAGGCCAAGGACGGCATGAAATGA